In one Brevibacillus composti genomic region, the following are encoded:
- a CDS encoding MerR family transcriptional regulator produces MHWLTASQAAKEAGVHIETIRYYERRGLLPIPPRTSSGYRMLSAETVHDIQFIKRAQDLGFTLEEIKKLLSIYKTEDYLPVEEMQQFAVEKIRQIDEKIQQLNRFKSILEMVAHRSDPHVLLSKNDCLIIQNVANGGKNSGEN; encoded by the coding sequence ATGCATTGGCTAACGGCAAGTCAAGCTGCCAAAGAAGCAGGGGTTCATATCGAAACCATCCGCTATTACGAAAGGAGAGGCCTGTTACCCATCCCGCCACGAACCAGTTCGGGATATCGCATGCTATCAGCGGAAACCGTGCACGACATTCAGTTTATCAAACGAGCGCAAGACTTAGGATTTACCCTGGAAGAGATCAAGAAGCTTTTGAGCATTTACAAGACAGAGGACTACTTACCCGTAGAAGAGATGCAACAATTTGCCGTAGAGAAGATACGCCAAATCGATGAAAAAATCCAGCAATTGAACAGGTTTAAATCCATTTTGGAGATGGTGGCCCACAGGTCCGATCCGCACGTGCTGCTATCCAAAAACGACTGCCTGATCATCCAAAATGTAGCCAACGGAGGGAAGAATAGTGGCGAGAATTGA
- a CDS encoding thioredoxin domain-containing protein, producing MARIEVFTAGTYLCEEIVNQVQEAACSKCEVVVYDLHQSNATAEMEEIAKRYGIQSLPCVVLNGKVIDVETLKVEEVR from the coding sequence GTGGCGAGAATTGAAGTGTTTACAGCCGGAACTTACTTGTGTGAAGAGATCGTCAACCAGGTACAGGAGGCGGCGTGTTCCAAGTGTGAAGTGGTGGTCTATGATCTCCATCAAAGCAATGCGACTGCGGAAATGGAAGAGATCGCGAAACGATACGGCATTCAATCCTTGCCGTGTGTTGTGCTGAATGGAAAAGTGATTGATGTGGAAACGCTGAAAGTGGAGGAAGTAAGATAA
- a CDS encoding GAF domain-containing protein — translation MKPSNFDAAVVYFLDSTGDYFVAKHFYGISPESMKRLRKLPTDFIGGTVVRDGKTIVTEDLVQFYNKRPQLEEYKSLLSVPIKVRKETIGVLDVFTREHREFSSEDISLIESIGLQIGVASENAKLFEPIDAVTTKLRELVQLNQRLSSCLDQAYLIHLLTSELGRVFKAKVMFVTITNDRHVRVQTQGRYDGLLLRYDDSIKFGCFNKNPTSSIIMSLS, via the coding sequence TTGAAACCCTCAAATTTTGATGCTGCGGTGGTTTATTTTCTGGATTCCACCGGGGATTATTTTGTCGCCAAGCATTTCTATGGCATTTCTCCTGAATCGATGAAACGACTCCGCAAATTGCCGACGGATTTTATCGGGGGAACGGTGGTTAGAGACGGGAAAACAATCGTTACGGAAGATCTCGTCCAATTCTATAACAAGCGTCCGCAGCTTGAAGAATACAAATCCCTGCTGTCTGTGCCGATAAAAGTGAGAAAAGAAACAATCGGGGTATTAGACGTATTTACCCGGGAACACCGTGAATTTTCCAGCGAAGATATTTCACTGATTGAATCAATTGGCTTGCAGATCGGTGTCGCCAGCGAAAATGCCAAGCTGTTTGAGCCGATTGATGCGGTTACGACGAAGCTAAGAGAACTCGTTCAATTGAACCAACGATTGTCATCCTGCCTGGACCAGGCGTACCTGATCCACTTGCTGACGAGTGAGTTGGGCCGGGTGTTCAAAGCAAAAGTGATGTTCGTAACCATCACAAATGACCGCCATGTACGGGTACAGACACAGGGAAGATACGATGGGTTGCTGCTAAGATATGACGACAGCATCAAGTTTGGATGTTTCAACAAGAACCCAACCTCGTCAATCATTATGAGCCTGAGCTAG
- a CDS encoding sensor histidine kinase, translated as MFQQEPNLVNHYEPELGDICQVNFFGKFGLKTAKYVMFSHRDKRHCLIIGKHTAYRWAPSELEVMEGIVKTISLALINSYLFLEVEKSKEMNSHLRAMQLAAQENERKRIAQEIHDSINQSMSGIYFHLQYCRDEIEQSPQKVKSILDKLLVMTKENINELRHIIHDLHPLPLQKFGFVGAVEDLAKTCSQQGMMEIHLSVRGQAIRPRPEVEIHLFRVIQESVSNILKQCLFTWGGKSDPMSSSREMGDIHVKDREVALVNGGNRGICAKI; from the coding sequence ATGTTTCAACAAGAACCCAACCTCGTCAATCATTATGAGCCTGAGCTAGGCGACATCTGCCAAGTTAATTTCTTTGGGAAATTTGGCCTCAAGACGGCAAAGTATGTCATGTTCTCGCACAGGGACAAGCGTCACTGTCTGATCATCGGGAAACATACCGCTTATCGATGGGCACCGTCCGAGCTGGAAGTGATGGAAGGGATTGTAAAAACAATCTCGCTTGCCCTGATTAATTCGTATTTGTTTCTGGAAGTGGAAAAAAGCAAGGAAATGAATTCACACCTTCGCGCCATGCAGTTAGCCGCCCAGGAAAACGAACGCAAGCGCATTGCGCAAGAAATCCATGACTCGATCAATCAATCCATGTCCGGAATCTACTTTCACCTGCAATATTGCCGGGACGAAATCGAGCAATCGCCGCAAAAGGTCAAGTCGATTTTAGATAAGCTCCTCGTCATGACGAAGGAGAACATCAATGAGCTGCGGCACATCATTCATGATCTTCATCCGCTTCCCTTGCAAAAATTCGGTTTCGTCGGAGCGGTGGAGGATTTGGCAAAAACGTGCTCGCAACAAGGAATGATGGAAATACATCTCTCTGTTCGCGGACAGGCGATTCGCCCCAGGCCCGAGGTGGAAATCCATTTGTTCCGCGTGATCCAGGAATCTGTCAGCAATATTTTGAAACAGTGCCTCTTTACTTGGGGTGGAAAATCTGACCCCATGAGTAGTAGCCGAGAAATGGGGGATATACATGTCAAAGATAGGGAAGTTGCGCTTGTCAACGGCGGAAATCGCGGAATATGCGCAAAAATTTAA
- a CDS encoding phosphatase PAP2 family protein yields MTASAKRYFIISFLFLVLFLISFLVFAHHLIQNKLQVFDQLIIAKTQAMIHPQLTSMMKFFTFLGDPLTLLGVLLLAALTMFRQRKRWEALFLTVALAGGALFNWLLKWIFQRERPTLHRLIEETGYSFPSGHSMNAIILYGMIGMLCYLFLKNVWPKLLIVFGALLLILLIGNSRIYLGVHYPSDVAAGFAAGGVWLVICLIGLRLVLEWRSRRARQSGPS; encoded by the coding sequence ATGACAGCTTCGGCAAAAAGGTATTTCATCATTTCTTTTCTATTCCTGGTTCTCTTTCTGATTTCGTTTCTCGTGTTTGCCCATCATTTGATTCAAAACAAACTGCAGGTGTTTGATCAGCTTATCATCGCAAAAACCCAAGCCATGATTCATCCGCAACTGACGAGCATGATGAAGTTCTTTACCTTTCTCGGTGATCCGCTCACCTTACTGGGGGTACTTTTGCTCGCGGCACTGACCATGTTCCGGCAGCGAAAGCGCTGGGAAGCCTTATTCCTGACGGTCGCTCTCGCGGGCGGCGCGCTGTTCAACTGGCTGCTGAAATGGATCTTCCAGCGCGAACGGCCCACGCTGCATCGTCTGATCGAAGAGACCGGATACAGCTTCCCCAGCGGCCATTCCATGAATGCGATTATCCTGTACGGCATGATCGGCATGCTCTGTTATCTGTTTCTCAAAAACGTCTGGCCCAAACTTTTGATTGTCTTTGGCGCGCTGCTGCTGATCCTGTTGATTGGAAACAGCCGAATCTATCTCGGAGTCCATTACCCCAGTGATGTGGCTGCGGGCTTTGCCGCCGGTGGCGTATGGCTGGTCATCTGCCTGATCGGCCTGCGCCTGGTGCTCGAATGGCGCAGCCGGCGAGCTCGTCAGTCGGGCCCTTCCTAA
- the deoD gene encoding purine-nucleoside phosphorylase, with protein sequence MSVHIGAKQGEIAETILLPGDPLRAKYIAETFLEDAVCYNQVRNMLGYTGTYKGQRVSVQGTGMGVPSISIYIHELMAEYGVQNLIRVGTCGAIQEDIKVRDVIIAMSSSTDSQVNRLRFNQIDYAPTADFELLHQAYQAAVGRGLSVKVGNVFTSDTFYQESLDLYKKLASYQVLAVEMETTALYTLAAQFKRKALSILTVSDHILTGEATSAEERQTTFNTMIEVALEAATRK encoded by the coding sequence ATGAGCGTCCACATTGGAGCAAAACAAGGCGAAATCGCTGAAACCATATTGCTGCCGGGCGACCCGCTCCGGGCCAAATACATAGCGGAGACCTTCCTGGAAGATGCCGTATGTTACAATCAGGTGCGCAATATGCTCGGATATACGGGTACCTACAAAGGTCAGCGCGTATCCGTGCAAGGGACAGGCATGGGCGTACCCTCCATCTCCATCTACATCCATGAGCTGATGGCAGAATACGGCGTCCAAAACCTGATTCGCGTCGGCACCTGCGGGGCGATCCAGGAGGATATCAAGGTGCGCGATGTCATTATCGCGATGTCTTCATCGACTGATTCCCAGGTAAACCGCCTGCGATTCAATCAGATCGATTATGCGCCAACCGCCGATTTCGAGCTGCTTCATCAGGCCTACCAGGCAGCAGTCGGACGCGGTTTGTCGGTAAAAGTAGGGAATGTCTTCACCAGCGATACCTTTTATCAGGAAAGCCTGGATCTCTACAAGAAACTGGCGAGCTACCAGGTATTGGCGGTCGAGATGGAAACGACGGCGCTCTACACGCTGGCAGCCCAATTCAAGCGCAAGGCACTGTCCATCTTGACCGTGAGCGACCACATCCTGACGGGGGAGGCGACTTCCGCGGAGGAGCGTCAGACCACCTTCAATACGATGATCGAGGTAGCCTTGGAGGCAGCCACTCGGAAATAG
- a CDS encoding glycosyltransferase: MKVLLTAYTAYPRIGGRSTVMNILKQCLEAAGHQVDILAHTPGLQEVYIVGRQRVQKYPLRKAVEAYLDRTLPFSFPDMTPWMRWRETERYTFEAAIRAMDLSAYDLIHTHDIMSSLACQRAIENIPIVASFHNLKSKEWQVNDQDGCKPSIETRYVSREEYFSVSRPAYTLVPCEWLRASFIELGAEPSRLHVVPYGILLQDFQQKAAAETELIKKSGVPVLLCPARLVPIKGHRYLLRALERLQREGRTFVCWIAGNGVLEQELKEEVRRRNLTESVRFLGGRTDLPAVMRLADVVVLPTLHDTSPLVIMEAQLSGLPVISTDVGGVKDLLLDDPAGMVGPGADAEYLYRAISQFIAEPEKWSRRAQLFRSRAEERWSDKRLAEETLSWYRTAIESFRGNPHAQKELKLDEELLRAVFESGSNPPALTEQGSIDGKVYGGEASVPFTVHLLDISWVTLQTAKTDAQGHFSFEHVPPGAYAVMGTDGTRWNALHVQVRARERSICHLSL; this comes from the coding sequence GTGAAAGTGCTGCTGACAGCCTATACTGCCTATCCACGGATCGGCGGTAGAAGCACCGTCATGAACATACTGAAGCAATGTCTGGAGGCAGCTGGACATCAGGTAGATATCCTGGCTCATACGCCCGGTCTGCAGGAGGTCTATATCGTAGGGAGGCAGCGTGTCCAGAAATATCCGCTCCGCAAGGCAGTGGAAGCATATTTGGACAGGACTCTGCCCTTTTCGTTTCCCGACATGACACCGTGGATGCGCTGGCGCGAGACGGAGAGATACACCTTCGAAGCAGCCATACGAGCGATGGATCTCAGCGCCTACGACCTCATCCACACCCACGACATTATGTCTTCGCTGGCGTGTCAGCGTGCCATCGAGAACATCCCGATCGTCGCTTCTTTTCACAACTTGAAGTCAAAAGAATGGCAGGTGAATGACCAGGACGGCTGCAAACCGTCCATCGAAACCCGGTATGTGTCGAGAGAGGAGTATTTCAGCGTATCCAGGCCTGCGTATACGCTCGTGCCCTGCGAGTGGCTTCGCGCGTCGTTTATCGAGCTCGGAGCCGAACCATCCCGTCTGCATGTGGTCCCGTACGGCATTCTGCTTCAAGATTTTCAGCAAAAAGCCGCTGCGGAGACGGAGCTGATCAAAAAGAGCGGGGTCCCCGTCCTGCTCTGTCCGGCCCGTCTGGTTCCCATCAAAGGACATCGCTATCTGCTTCGCGCCTTGGAGAGGCTGCAACGGGAAGGCCGGACATTTGTGTGCTGGATCGCCGGAAATGGCGTACTGGAGCAAGAACTGAAGGAAGAGGTGCGGCGGAGAAACTTGACCGAAAGCGTCCGTTTCCTGGGCGGCCGCACTGATCTGCCGGCCGTGATGCGCCTGGCAGATGTCGTGGTTCTCCCGACCTTGCATGACACCTCGCCGCTGGTGATCATGGAGGCGCAACTCAGCGGTCTGCCGGTCATCTCCACAGATGTGGGCGGCGTCAAAGATCTTTTGCTTGACGATCCCGCAGGTATGGTCGGACCGGGAGCGGATGCGGAGTATCTGTACCGGGCCATCAGCCAATTCATCGCCGAACCTGAGAAATGGTCCAGGCGGGCGCAGCTCTTTCGCAGCCGCGCAGAGGAGAGGTGGTCCGACAAGCGCTTGGCGGAAGAGACACTCTCCTGGTATCGGACGGCGATTGAGTCCTTCCGAGGCAATCCGCATGCGCAAAAAGAGCTGAAGCTCGATGAGGAATTGCTCCGAGCGGTTTTTGAGTCGGGATCAAACCCGCCAGCCTTGACGGAACAGGGTTCGATCGACGGGAAAGTGTACGGAGGGGAGGCATCGGTCCCCTTCACAGTGCATTTACTGGATATTTCCTGGGTCACGCTGCAGACAGCAAAGACAGACGCACAGGGGCATTTTTCCTTCGAACACGTCCCGCCAGGCGCCTATGCCGTCATGGGAACAGACGGGACACGTTGGAATGCCCTGCATGTCCAGGTCAGGGCGAGAGAGCGGAGTATCTGCCATCTGAGCTTGTAG
- a CDS encoding NAD-dependent epimerase/dehydratase family protein, whose product MRVLVTGGAGFIGSHIVELLLAQGHQIIVIDNLSTGVRSRLSPEVQLIERDIRDPELVNLFRSLRPEAVIHQAAQVDVARSMTEPLSDGSVNVMGTLNVADAAVKSGARKIIFASSCAVYGETAEDKIAETHPIQPISLYGASKWLGEWYLDWYSRHYSIDVSVLRYSNVYGPRQGVKGEGGVVSIFARQLLSGASPVIYGDGRQTRDFVFVEDVAAANVRALTEGSRSICNISTGQTTTIQQLCEQLQEITAVRLPILYQEERHGDIRHSCLNNQKALELLRWRPLTSLREGLKKTVAFFSAGGGKQE is encoded by the coding sequence ATGAGAGTGCTCGTTACAGGAGGGGCAGGCTTTATCGGGTCCCATATCGTAGAGCTGCTGCTGGCCCAAGGCCACCAAATTATCGTCATCGATAACCTGTCGACTGGAGTACGCTCGCGTCTTTCTCCCGAGGTGCAGCTGATCGAGCGAGATATTCGGGACCCGGAGCTGGTCAATCTCTTTCGATCACTACGCCCCGAAGCAGTCATCCATCAGGCCGCGCAGGTGGATGTCGCCCGCTCGATGACCGAACCGCTTTCGGACGGCAGCGTCAACGTAATGGGGACGCTGAATGTAGCAGATGCCGCGGTCAAGAGTGGAGCGAGGAAGATCATCTTCGCCTCCTCCTGCGCTGTGTACGGGGAAACAGCGGAAGACAAAATTGCAGAAACGCATCCGATTCAACCCATTTCCCTATACGGCGCTTCCAAATGGCTGGGCGAGTGGTATCTGGACTGGTACTCCCGGCATTATTCGATCGACGTCTCCGTGCTGCGTTACTCCAATGTGTACGGTCCCCGCCAAGGTGTCAAAGGAGAGGGCGGGGTGGTCTCGATTTTTGCGCGCCAACTCTTATCCGGCGCATCGCCTGTCATCTACGGGGACGGGCGGCAAACGCGGGATTTTGTCTTTGTCGAGGACGTTGCCGCGGCCAATGTGCGCGCACTGACAGAGGGGTCTCGCTCTATTTGCAATATCAGCACGGGGCAAACGACGACCATCCAGCAGCTGTGCGAACAACTGCAAGAGATAACCGCCGTCCGGCTCCCGATCTTGTATCAGGAGGAGCGGCATGGCGATATTCGCCACAGTTGTCTGAACAATCAAAAGGCGCTTGAGTTGCTGAGATGGCGGCCTCTCACTTCTCTTCGCGAAGGATTGAAAAAAACCGTTGCGTTCTTTTCCGCTGGAGGAGGGAAACAAGAGTGA
- a CDS encoding NAD-dependent epimerase/dehydratase family protein codes for MKILVTGGAGFIGSHLVERLLREQHEVWALDDLSTGKHAFVSPLQAHPNMHFVQGSVLDEKILRELVRKVDAIYHLAAVLGVKNTVENPLKVINGNIDGTKLVLEAAFPERKKVIFASTSEVYGKNTAIPFQEDDDRILGSTATHRWCYSTAKALDEHLCLAYASMGLPVTILRYFNTYGPRATSSAYGGVIPRFVTAALKNEPLYVYGTGEQTRCFTFIDDTVEGTFRALQPQANGLVINIGNDKPISIRETAKLVVELAQSSSPIITRSYEEAYGPGYEDMQRRQPSLQRALEVLDYRPQVSLAEGLKKTIDWYRQQLQKSGRDSG; via the coding sequence GTGAAAATTCTGGTGACGGGGGGAGCCGGTTTTATCGGTTCCCATCTGGTAGAGCGCTTATTGCGAGAGCAGCACGAGGTGTGGGCGCTGGATGACCTGTCTACCGGCAAACATGCGTTTGTATCCCCCTTGCAAGCACACCCGAACATGCATTTTGTCCAAGGCAGCGTGCTCGATGAAAAGATCCTGCGGGAGCTGGTCCGGAAGGTAGACGCAATCTACCATCTGGCAGCCGTTCTCGGGGTAAAAAATACCGTGGAAAACCCGTTGAAGGTGATCAATGGGAATATCGACGGCACCAAGCTGGTGCTGGAGGCAGCCTTCCCCGAACGGAAGAAGGTCATTTTCGCCTCCACCTCCGAAGTCTACGGGAAAAATACCGCGATTCCTTTTCAGGAAGACGACGACCGGATTCTGGGTTCGACAGCTACCCATCGCTGGTGCTATTCCACCGCCAAAGCGCTGGATGAGCATCTCTGTCTCGCATACGCTTCGATGGGACTGCCGGTTACGATCTTGCGCTATTTCAACACCTACGGTCCGCGGGCGACCTCTTCTGCGTACGGCGGAGTGATCCCGCGGTTTGTGACCGCCGCCCTGAAAAACGAACCGCTGTACGTCTACGGAACAGGTGAGCAGACACGCTGCTTTACCTTCATCGACGATACCGTAGAAGGGACGTTCCGCGCTTTGCAGCCGCAGGCAAACGGCCTCGTGATCAATATCGGGAATGACAAACCGATTTCCATTCGGGAAACCGCCAAACTGGTTGTCGAACTGGCCCAATCGTCCTCGCCGATCATCACCCGTTCTTATGAAGAAGCATACGGCCCCGGCTACGAAGACATGCAGCGGAGACAGCCCAGCTTGCAGCGTGCTCTCGAAGTGCTGGATTACCGGCCGCAGGTATCTTTGGCGGAAGGCTTGAAGAAGACGATCGACTGGTACCGGCAGCAGCTACAGAAGTCGGGGAGAGATTCCGGATGA
- a CDS encoding nucleotide sugar dehydrogenase codes for MTADKEKAAPVVAIIGLGYVGLPLAMLFASKRVSVIGIDVDTKKVEMLHSGRSYLTDIHDREIRSLFETGCFEATHDFAEVRFAQAIILCVPTPLRDHSYPDLSYVQAAAKSLVPYLHNGQLIVLESSTFPGTTEEVLLPIFARSGLLAGKDFFLGYSPERIDPGNKAFSLEEIPKVISGISPACLEKVKEIYGLAFQHLVPVSSPKAAEMTKLLENSQRFVNISFMNEFAMICAEMGIDVWEVIEAAKTKPYGFTAYYPGPGIGGHCIPVDPLYLQWKAKHYDQETRFIQLAKAINDQMPDYIISRILKLLGSEKPLTQQQILLIGLTYKKDVNDVRESTALAILEKLDSMELNVAYHDPLVPELRVNGREIGSTPLSPTGLSTYDCVVLLTDHTGLPYEMIGDHARLLFDTRRVYTRSQNNLISL; via the coding sequence TTGACCGCGGACAAAGAAAAGGCGGCACCTGTCGTGGCCATCATCGGGTTGGGGTATGTCGGGTTACCTCTTGCCATGCTGTTTGCATCGAAAAGAGTATCTGTTATCGGGATAGACGTTGACACAAAAAAAGTAGAAATGCTTCACTCGGGCAGAAGCTATTTGACCGACATACATGATCGTGAGATTCGCTCACTCTTTGAGACGGGGTGTTTTGAAGCCACCCATGATTTCGCGGAAGTCCGGTTTGCCCAAGCGATTATCCTCTGCGTGCCAACGCCTCTCCGCGATCATTCGTACCCGGATTTAAGCTACGTCCAGGCTGCTGCCAAATCGCTCGTGCCCTACCTGCATAACGGTCAATTGATTGTACTGGAAAGCTCCACGTTTCCGGGAACGACGGAAGAGGTGCTGCTGCCAATCTTCGCTCGGAGCGGACTTTTGGCAGGCAAAGATTTCTTCCTCGGCTATTCTCCGGAGAGAATTGATCCCGGCAACAAAGCTTTTTCATTGGAAGAGATTCCGAAGGTGATCAGTGGAATCTCACCTGCTTGCTTGGAAAAGGTAAAGGAGATATACGGGCTGGCATTTCAACACCTCGTACCGGTCAGTTCGCCAAAAGCGGCCGAAATGACGAAATTGCTGGAGAACAGCCAGCGCTTTGTCAACATCTCCTTTATGAATGAATTCGCTATGATCTGTGCGGAGATGGGAATCGATGTGTGGGAAGTGATCGAAGCCGCCAAAACGAAGCCGTACGGATTCACGGCTTACTATCCCGGACCGGGCATCGGTGGACATTGCATCCCGGTCGATCCGCTCTACCTGCAATGGAAGGCTAAACACTACGATCAGGAGACGCGCTTCATCCAGCTGGCCAAGGCGATCAACGACCAGATGCCGGACTATATCATCAGCCGCATCCTCAAGCTGCTGGGGAGTGAAAAGCCGCTGACGCAGCAGCAAATATTGCTGATCGGCCTGACGTACAAAAAAGACGTAAACGACGTAAGAGAATCGACGGCGCTGGCGATCCTGGAAAAGCTGGACAGCATGGAGCTGAACGTCGCCTACCATGATCCGCTTGTACCCGAATTGAGGGTAAACGGCAGAGAAATCGGAAGCACGCCGCTATCGCCGACGGGCTTGTCCACCTATGACTGCGTCGTACTGCTAACCGACCATACCGGGCTTCCCTATGAAATGATTGGAGACCATGCCCGATTGCTCTTTGACACTCGCCGCGTCTATACCCGTTCGCAAAATAATCTCATTTCGTTATAG
- a CDS encoding glycosyltransferase family 4 protein, with the protein MRILIATYWYLPHVGGVNTYVNVLRKELIRAGHQVDVLAHHPDMDKYYMVHTGRYLTKAKIKQVVYDNVIKYYETSQPYVDPWVRWREIERYAYELAAVTFNLKGYDLIHTQDIISTRALWRVKPRHVPLVSTIHGLLATEHVIAGDVTSRRSIPWKYVCKEEYYGATSATKTIVPTAWLKRKLSGPNYGVPARILHTIPYGMDIGEFLQKYNAPTYSYVPPVPAGKTVLICPARLVPVKGHRYLLKALHMLKQRRNDFVCWLIGNGILYDELVAMAHSLGIMDVVHFLGDRNDVPQLMKKSDILVLPSVQDNHPFSIMEAQVAGKLVVASDAGGIPEMVSHNKTGFIFSSRNSEDLAAKLNTVLSNPFIRKQAAEQGRKWGMIRWAPSTLLDKTMKMYLAALGKE; encoded by the coding sequence GTGCGTATCCTCATCGCAACTTACTGGTACCTGCCGCACGTAGGGGGGGTCAATACCTATGTCAACGTGCTTCGGAAAGAGTTGATCCGGGCAGGCCACCAGGTCGACGTACTCGCCCACCACCCCGACATGGACAAATACTATATGGTTCACACCGGGCGGTACTTGACAAAAGCGAAGATCAAGCAGGTAGTCTATGACAATGTCATCAAGTACTACGAAACCTCGCAGCCATATGTCGACCCTTGGGTTCGTTGGCGCGAGATCGAGCGGTATGCCTACGAGCTGGCCGCCGTCACCTTCAATTTGAAAGGGTACGACCTCATCCACACGCAGGACATTATCTCGACGCGTGCGCTATGGAGAGTCAAACCGCGCCATGTTCCTCTCGTGTCGACCATACACGGTCTGCTCGCTACCGAGCATGTCATCGCCGGCGACGTCACCAGCAGACGATCCATTCCCTGGAAATACGTCTGCAAAGAGGAATACTACGGTGCCACTTCTGCGACGAAAACGATCGTGCCCACCGCATGGCTGAAACGAAAGCTGAGCGGACCTAACTACGGCGTGCCCGCCCGTATCCTCCACACTATTCCGTACGGCATGGACATTGGTGAATTCTTGCAAAAATACAACGCTCCTACCTACTCCTATGTCCCTCCTGTTCCTGCGGGAAAAACTGTCTTGATCTGCCCAGCAAGACTCGTTCCGGTCAAGGGACATCGCTATCTCCTCAAGGCTTTGCACATGCTGAAACAGCGCAGGAATGACTTTGTCTGTTGGCTGATCGGGAATGGCATCCTGTATGATGAACTGGTAGCCATGGCTCATTCACTGGGGATTATGGATGTCGTCCACTTTTTGGGCGATCGCAATGACGTCCCACAGCTCATGAAAAAAAGCGATATTCTCGTCCTTCCTTCTGTTCAGGACAACCACCCATTCTCGATCATGGAAGCCCAAGTAGCCGGCAAACTCGTAGTCGCATCTGACGCCGGCGGTATCCCGGAGATGGTCTCCCACAATAAGACCGGCTTCATCTTTTCCTCACGCAATAGTGAAGATCTTGCAGCCAAATTGAACACGGTTCTCTCCAATCCGTTCATCCGCAAGCAAGCGGCCGAACAGGGCCGGAAATGGGGGATGATCCGCTGGGCACCATCCACGCTGTTGGATAAAACCATGAAAATGTACCTCGCAGCATTAGGGAAGGAGTAG
- a CDS encoding glycosyltransferase family 2 protein, with protein MVTRIVKNRAQAKKRASRKNALNRSKRPILHKQARQANKRHLSVIIPVQNEEKTIEKVLQQAERLHPKEILVIANGCQDQTPQLVARHRVIRYSYPFRLGHDVGRAIGAREATGDVLLFIDGDMVIPAEYLQLFVSACYRGTDISLNNVNPFLNQTAKIDAISMAKSYLNRMLLRPDLGFSSLTAVPHAMKRSAVSLLGYDSLMVPPLAQTIAILQGLRVEHPASVNVIRLNRKRSNNRLANNQVRDMILGDHLEAFQYLQEMKSERAFFPDQLRRRHLFQQMERTEELTPQHLLLPADI; from the coding sequence GTGGTTACCCGGATCGTTAAGAACCGTGCACAGGCAAAAAAGCGTGCATCACGCAAGAATGCCCTCAACCGCAGCAAAAGGCCGATTCTCCACAAGCAAGCACGGCAAGCGAACAAGCGGCATCTCTCTGTGATCATCCCGGTGCAAAACGAGGAAAAGACAATCGAAAAAGTTCTGCAGCAGGCGGAACGGCTGCACCCAAAAGAGATTCTGGTCATCGCAAACGGGTGTCAGGACCAGACGCCACAGCTCGTGGCAAGGCATCGGGTCATTCGTTATTCGTACCCTTTCCGATTGGGACATGATGTCGGAAGAGCGATTGGGGCCAGAGAAGCGACGGGCGATGTTTTGCTGTTTATCGACGGTGATATGGTGATCCCAGCAGAATACCTTCAGCTTTTTGTGTCAGCTTGTTACCGGGGAACCGATATTTCCCTAAATAATGTGAATCCATTTCTCAATCAAACCGCAAAAATAGATGCGATCAGTATGGCCAAATCGTATTTAAACCGCATGCTGCTTCGTCCAGACCTGGGTTTTTCTTCCTTGACCGCTGTACCGCACGCGATGAAACGTTCGGCTGTTTCTTTGTTGGGCTACGATAGTCTGATGGTTCCGCCGCTCGCCCAAACCATCGCGATCCTGCAAGGGCTGCGCGTCGAGCATCCAGCCAGCGTGAATGTGATCCGGCTCAATCGGAAACGAAGCAACAATCGTCTCGCAAACAATCAGGTGAGAGATATGATCTTGGGGGATCATTTGGAGGCGTTTCAGTACCTGCAAGAGATGAAGTCTGAGCGGGCGTTTTTCCCCGACCAGTTGCGCCGTCGACACCTCTTTCAACAGATGGAGCGCACGGAGGAGCTGACCCCCCAGCATCTGCTCCTGCCTGCGGATATATAA